GCCTCGACCTTCGCCCGGCGCGCCGCAACGGCGTGCCTGCTGCTGGGCATTGCCTCGGCCGGGGCACAGGGTCCGGCGCTGGATGCGGTGGTGGCGCAGATCGACCACGGCGATTTTGCCGCTGCCGATGCCCGCATCGCTGCGGCCATCAACGACCCCGCGCTCAGCGCAGAGGCACGTGCCGCCTATGCGTTCCAGCGCGAGCGGATGCGCCGCATGCGGCTGGACTTCACCCTGGACGAGGCCGCCGCCAAGGCCCTGGTGCGCAAGCAGATCCCCGACCTGCGCGATGACGAGTTCGCGCGCTGGGATGCCGCCGGGCTGATCGAACACCTGGATATCGACGGTGAACGCCGCTACTTCAAGCGCGCGCCAGCCAACCTGTTCCGCGTCAGCGCCGAAGCCAAGGCACGCCGCGCACCCAACGTCCCACTGCCGGTGGATGGCCCGTACGAGAACCTCGCCCCGCACCATGAAGAAGTAATCGCGGCGGCCAAGGCCAGCGGCACCCGCAGCGTGGTGCCGCGCCGTGTGGAAGTCACCCAGTCGATCACGGTCAAACCCGATGCCGTGCCCGCCGGCGAGCTGCTGCAGGCATGGATTCCTTACCCGCGTGCCATTCCTGGCCAGCAGGAAGACATCAGCTGGATCGGGCCCAAAAGTGGCGCGGTGATCGCGCCCGAAACCGCCCAGCAGCGCACCGTCCACCTGCAGCAGAAGGCCGTGGCAGGCAAGCCGACCCGCTTCGAGATCCGCTATGCCGTCACCGTCTACGCCCGCCACATCGATATCGATCCGGCCAAGGTGCTGCCCACGCCGGCCGATGCGGCGTTGCAACCCTACCTGGCCGAACAGCCACCGCACGTGGTGTTCACCCCGGCGCTGCGCGCGTTCTCACAGCGCGTGGTCGGCAATGAAACCAA
This is a stretch of genomic DNA from Stenotrophomonas rhizophila. It encodes these proteins:
- a CDS encoding transglutaminase-like domain-containing protein, coding for MDLPVRKPRSPASTFARRAATACLLLGIASAGAQGPALDAVVAQIDHGDFAAADARIAAAINDPALSAEARAAYAFQRERMRRMRLDFTLDEAAAKALVRKQIPDLRDDEFARWDAAGLIEHLDIDGERRYFKRAPANLFRVSAEAKARRAPNVPLPVDGPYENLAPHHEEVIAAAKASGTRSVVPRRVEVTQSITVKPDAVPAGELLQAWIPYPRAIPGQQEDISWIGPKSGAVIAPETAQQRTVHLQQKAVAGKPTRFEIRYAVTVYARHIDIDPAKVLPTPADAALQPYLAEQPPHVVFTPALRAFSQRVVGNETNPYRIAQKLFDAVDQIPWAGAREYSTISNISDYALHAGHADCGQQTLLLIALLRLNGIPARWQSGMVYSDDAVGYNNLHDWGALYLAPYGWVPMDVTTGRLQSADPALRDFYFGGLDAYRIAFNDDFQQPFQPAKQHPRSDTVDSQRGEVEWSGGNLYFDQWNYDFQSHVVPATPR